The Stieleria maiorica genome includes the window AAACAGTTCCGGTGCGGACGTCTGCATTTGAAACGCGGTTTCATAGGATTCCAGCCGCGCCCGTAATTCGCTCTGTCCCGCAGCGTTCTGTCCCGCAGCGTTCTGTCCTGCAGCGTTCTGTCCCTCAGCGTTCTGTCCCGCAGCATCTTGGCCGGTAGCGTGCTGGCCACCGAATCGTTCCAGATGCCGCCTGTTGAACCAGCGGATCAATTCCAGTTGATCGCGTCGCTGCCCAACGCTGGTCTGCGGCGGCATCTCGACGTGCCGGATCCCTTTGACCGGATCGACAATCGTGCCTTGAAGCCCCGAGGGTAAAAAGCCGGATCCCCAACCGGCCGCTTGCGGAAACTGCATTCCATCGCTGTGCAAATTCATGCCGACAAACGCCGGCAAACTCTCGTTGGCCGTTCCCAATCCGTACAACGACCAACTGCCGATACTGGGGCGGTCTCCAGCGGCGGTTCCTGTCAAAGCGACGCACTCGCCCGGACCGTGGACCGGATTGTTGTGTTGCATCGATCGGATCACGCACAGATCGTCGATGTGCCGGGCCGTATTGGGAAGCAAGGTTGAAACGGGGATTCCACTTTCACCGTACCGGTCGAAGGTCCACGGCGATCCCATCAGGTTCTTCAGCCCGGCCCGTTTGATTTTGGGGACCGTGCGGGCGATGCTTTCGGGCACGTCCTTGCCGGCGAGACGTTCGAGTTCCGGTTTGGGGTCAAAGGTATCGACTTGGCTGGGACCGCCGGACATGAACAGGAAGATCACACTCGACGCCGTCGCGGCGTGGTGAGTCGCCAGTGCCCCTTCCGTTTCGCGGTGATTCAACAGATCAAACGCTATCGCACCGGCACCGAGTCCGCCGCCGTAGAGAAACCGTCTGCGGTTGATCCAGTCGTGTCGTGACATGCGTTTTCTCTAATTGACATACAGGAATTCGCTCAAGTTAAAGATCACCAAACACAGCGATTCAAGCGAATGGTCTCGCAAGTAGTGCCGCATTCGGTCCTCTTCTTCACCGGTCGGCTGCCGGCCGGTCGCCAGACGAAAGGCAACTGCGGCGTGTTCGTCGTTAGCGGCGGTATTCCGGACACGCTCCGCAAAACATTGACTCATCGATTGCATGAAATCACTGTTCATCAAGTACAGCGACTGCAACGAGACGGTTGAAACGCGTCGCCGCGAGCACGTCGCCACCGCGGCCGGACTGTCAAACAGCGTCAATGATTCTGCGATCCGGTCGCGTTCTTGTTGCAAATAGACGCTGCGACGATGGCTGGGATTGGAAAGGCCTTCGCGGACGCTCGGCCCACCCGACGTTTCATCCAGACTGTCCGCGACGGATAAAACGCAATCGCGAATCGCCTCGGATTCCAAGCGTCGTGGGATCCAGCGCCAAAGGGAGTGACATTCAGGGTCGGCTTCTTGGTTTGATGGTGAAATCGCCGCGGATTGCCGATAGGTCTTCGAGCCCAAAATCAACCGATGGATGTGCCGCGTGCTCCAACCGCTGGCGACCAGCTCATCGGCCAACCAGTCCAATAATTCGGGATGCGTCGGGGCGGTCCCTTGCGTCCCGAAGTCGCCTGAGGTGGCGACCAGACCGGTGCCGAAATGCCACTGCCAGATTCGGTTGACCCAAACCCTCGCGGTCAACGGATTGTCTGGCGATGCGATCCAGTCGGCCAGATCGGTTCGCGAATCGACGTGATCAGGTGTCGGTCCGAAAACCGCCGGCCAACCCGCGCGGACCTCCGGACCGGCCGACTTCGGATCGCCGCGCAACCGCAAATAGGTCGTCCAATCAGCGACCGACTCCAAGTCTCGCGTCAACGGCCATCGCATCTCGTGCGGCGCGACGATTGCTCCCGAATCGGCGTCGCTCCAGCCCCAAACCTGTGGGATCGATGCGATCGCGGCATCGAGCGCCTTGAACGCCTTCCGCTCCTGGGCGTTCATCCCCGCCACGACGGACTTGGGGATCACCAAGACCGGTTCGGGGACGCCGGCGCTGCGTTTTCGGTCGACCAATCGCGTGTGAACCGAATCGAACAACTGCCAACGCGTGTTGATCCATGAGGACGCTTGATCGGGGGCACCGCCGAGCAACAGGTTGCCGGGTTGCCCGGAGGTAAAAAAGGCTTGCAGTCGGTAGTAGTCACGGATCGTCAGCGGGTCAAACTTGTGCGTGTGGCACTGCGCACACTCCAGTGTGATCCCCAGAAATGTTTTGGCGGTGGTGTTGACGACGTCGACCAGGATGTCGTGACGTTGTATCTCTTTGTCCAACTCATTGCCGCTGTAACGTGCCGCGGCCAGGAAACCGGTCGCTTCCAAACACCGTGAATCCGCTGGCAATTCGTCGCCGGCGATTTGCTCGCGGATGAACTGGTCATACGGTTTGTCATTCTGAAAACTCTCGATCACATAATCGCGGTATCGCCATGCGTGCGGCCGCGGCCGGTTGTGTTGATGACCGTTGCTCTCGGCCCAACGAGCCAGGTCCAACCAATGTCGCCCCCAACGCTGGGCATAGGCAGGGGAGCACAACAGTTGGTCGATCCAGCGATCAAGTGCTTCGTGACTGGTCGCTTGCTCCAGTCCGGGGAAGGCTGATGCCGGCAGCCCCGTCAGGTCCAATGCGATGCGTTGTTGAAGCGTGGGCCAGGATGCGGTGTCGGCAGGCGTCGTGCCGAGTTCCCGTTGGTTTTGTGCGATGAACGCATCGACGGGCGTTCGCAATCGATCGGCCGCAATCCCGGTGGGGATCGGCGGGCGACGAGGGTCTTCAAATGCCCAGTGATCGGAATCCAGCGTCGGCGTCGGCAGCAATTGATGGTCCCAGCTGACGCCTTCGTCGATCCAGGTCCGCAGCACGCGAATCTCGTCGCTGGTAAGCCGCCCAGAGTCGTCATCTGGCGGCGGCATCTGTTCGGTCGGGTCGGATGATTCGACCAACGCGATCAAATGACTCGCATCCGCATCACGGGGCGACAATTGATTCAAAAGGTCGTCGTAGCAGTCCAGCCGCAAGCCGGACTCCGGGTCTTCACCGCTGTGGCACTGGAAACAACGCTGACGCAAAACCGGAAAGACATCCTTGGAAAAACTGACTGTTGCGGTCGCCGTCGGCACTGGCGACGGCGGCGGCTTTGCGACCGGGGCGGTCGGTGCGGGCAGTCCGAACGCTTCGGCCCAACCGGTTGCCAGCGACAGATCCGACACCGAGATTCGGTCGTCGGGCTCGGTCTTCATCCCCGTGGCGAATCCGATCCAACGAATCGACTGAATCGCTTTGTTTGAAGCAACCGTGATCGCGGGTGATTCCGCGTCGGTGATTTCCGGGTCGATCCAGACGCTCAATCGGTCGTAGGGCTGACCGCTGCCGGATTGTGACCGGGCGATTTTGGCGAGTACGGTGTAGACACGATCGCCTTGCAGTTGGATATCACTGAAGTGCTGGGACGACGAGGTGTAGCGTGCCATGAACGCGTTGGCGTCGCCGTCGACATGCAGACCGATGTTCGGGACGCCGCCGTTGTGCCCGGCCGTATCGCCCCCGTCCTGCTCATCCAACCACAGCACCAAGAATTCACCGTTTCCGTTTTTTGGCGTGTCGATGCTGGATGCGTCGTAACGCAGCTCAAACCGCACGTACAGTTGATCACCGTCAAAGGGGGAATTCAGTTGTCGACGGAGCGGGTTGTTTCGCCCGCCCGTTCCGTGGATTTCGAACCACTGGGAGACACCGCCGGAACGCGACCGGGTCCAATCGCCCGACCAATCGACCGGATTGTCCGCTGCGTCCGATTGACCCAGCGCGATACCAAGGAAGACGATGACGATGACGATGACGAGAAAACGCATCATGCCGAGCGGGTGGTGGGCGATTGGCTTGGAGGGGATCGGTTAGTATAGCTGAACCGCGGTCGCCGTGGTTTGTTCCACACTCGCAGCAATTCCAGACAAAGATTCGTATGCGATACACGCCTCCCAGTCGTCTACTCCTGATCCTGTTCGCCACGTTGGTCGGCGGATCGCTTGGGCATCTTGCGGCCGCCGAGGACGTTCGAATCGTGCAGCGACTGAGTTTCAGCAAGGCCGTTCCCGCACTCACGCTAGATCTGTACCTTCCCAAGCCGACCACCGATCCGGCGCCCTGTGTGATCACAATCCAAGGCGGCGGCTTTCGCCCCCAGGACGGACAGCGTTTCAAACCGTTTGCCGAACATTTGGCCAGGAATGGTTTTGCCGCGGCGTTGATTTCTTATCGCGGCAGCCCCGGTCACCGGCATCGCGACACCTTGGCCGACGTCAAGGCATCGGTCCGGTACATTCGCAGCGTCGCCGACCGCTACGCAATCGATGCCGACCGGATCGGCGCCACGGGCCGTTCAGCCGGCGGCACACTCGCGGCGCTGCTGGCGGTCACGGGCACGTCGGATGATCCCGAAAGCCAGATAAAAGCGGCGGTCTGTTTCGCCGGCGTGTTCGATTTTGTCGGGCGTTTCACCAGGCAGGAACAGCTGGAGATCCAGCCGAATTCCCAGACGAAGATCCGGACCAACGGTGAGTGGATCGGCACCGCATTTTCGCCACAGGACCCCGAGTGGCTGGCCGCCTCGGCGATCACGCACGTCGATCCCGGCGATCCGCCGATTCTGTTCTTGCACTCCCGAAATGATTCCACCGTGCCGTGGTTTCAATCGCGCGACATGCACCGCGCGATGACCGCTGCCGGCATTGACGCCGAGATCATCGTCTACGAAACCGGCGGACACGGCGTGTCGCCCAAGGACAGGAATTCGCTCGACGACATGGTCGCGTTTTTTCGTCAGCGTCTATAAAGACGCAAGCATCTGCCAGCGGGAAGCGTCAGCGAGCGACGGATTTGGGGTAGAATGGGGAGGCACATTTTGCGTCTCAATGTCCCTCCGCCCCCCACTCTCGATGACCAAACGAGCAAAGATAACCATCCGGACCGTTGTCGCCATCGTCTTGATTCACGCCTGCTTCATGCCCTCTGTCGCCGGCGGCGACGAGGTCACCGAAGGGGAAAAGCTGTTCGCGTTGAAAGTCAAACCGCTGATCGCGGAGAAATGCTTGGCCTGCCACGGGGGCGAACCCGACGACATCCAAGGCGGGCTGGATCTGCGGACACGCGAAACGATGGCCGCCGGCGGGGATTGGTTCGAAGACGAAGTCCTGGTTCCCGGCAACGGCCAACAGAGTTATCTGTACCGCACCGCCAGCCGATCGGAGGAAGGCTATGAAATGCCTCCCAAAGAGGCAGACAAACTGACCGAAGCACAGACGTGGTGGATTCGTGATTGGATCAACGCGGGCGCACCGTGGCCCGACGAAGAACGCGTCGCCATGATCCGATCGATGTACGCTCAGGGCGAGCAGGTGACGACGTCCAAGGCACTCTCGGAGGACTGGCAGAATCGCCGCTATGAACCCGAGAAACTGTGGGCGTACCGGCCGCTGAAGCACACCGAGGTTCCCGATGGATCGCACCCGGTGGACTGGTTCATCGACAAACAATTGGCGGCGTCCGATCTGGCACCGGCGCCACCGGCCGAAGCCGATGAACTGATCCGCCGAATGAGTTTCGGATTGACGGGGCTGCCCCCGGAACCGGAGGACGTCCGGCGGTTTGCGGTTGCTTATGGAAACGATCCAGATGCCGCCGTGCACGAGTTGGCGATCGACTTGATGGCATCACCGCACTATGGCGAGCATTTCGGACTCCGTTGGCTGGACGTCGTACGATACGCCGACACCGCCGGATTCGCGAACGATTACAGTCGTCCCAACGCGTGGCGCTACCGTGACTATGTCGTCCGCGCTTTTAATGACGACAAGCCGTACGACGTTTTCATCAAACAGCAGGTCGCCGGAGATGAAATCGATGCCGACGACCCCGAGAATTTGATCGCGACAGGTTTCTTGCGGATGGGACCGTGGGAACAGACCGGCATGAGTGTGTTCAAGGAAACACGCCAGCAATGGCTGGACGACATCACCGATTCGGTCGGTCAAACCTTTCTCGGTCACGCGCTGCAATGTGCCAAGTGCCACGATCACAAATTCGATCCCGTACCGACACGCGACTACTACAGCATGATGGCAGTTTTCTCGACGACCCAATTTGCCGAGCGAGACGTGCCGTTTTTAGACCCCGAGAATACGACCGGGTTTGAAGCCTCCGACGCTTGGGTCCACGCCAAGGTGTCTGCGTACCAGGAGCAGAGGAAGGAGCTGAACCAAAAGGTCGCCAAAGCGCGGAAGCAGGAAACCGGTGAAGCGAAGGTCGGCGACAACGGGTTGGATCCCGGTGACGAAGCCTCCTTGGCCCGGATGTCCAAGAACATCGCCCGTCACACTTGGGAACTCGATCGCACCCGTCCGATCGCCTTTTCCGTCTACACGGGCAAAACGATCCAGCGCAACAATGTCGGCAGCCGGATCACCTTGCCCGATGCCCCCTGGGGCAAGGGACAAATGGAATCCGATGCGATTTTGGCTGGCGGCAACGTGTATTCACCCACCGACCCGGTCCAGCCCGGGCCGCTTAGCGCTGCGGTCTCGCTCGGGCAGATGCAACCGCCATCCTTTCCGGGCGGTAAGGGCAAGCGTCGCTTGGCGTTGGCCGAGTGGATCGCCGCCCCGGAAAACCCGTTGACCGCTCGGGTGATGGTCAATCGCATCTGGTCCTGGCATTTCGGCAAGGGGCTGGCCGGCAATCCGAACAACTTTGGTGGCACGGGAGCCTTGCCGACGCCCCCGGAACTGTTGGACTATTTGGCACGCTGGTTTGTCGACCACCGCTGGAGTGTCAAAGAATTGAACGAATTGATCGTCACCTCCCAGGCCTACCGTCGCAGCAGCCGTCATCCGCAACCGGAACGGCAAGCCGCCGCCGACCCCAAACTGGATCTGTACGCCTCGTTCTTGCCACGTCGATTGACCGCGGAAGAGATCCGTGACGCGATGCTGGCGGCCAGTGGAGAACTGAATCGCAGCGTCGGCGGGATCCCGGCTCGTCCGGACGTCAACCTGGAAGTCGCCTTTCAGCCGCGACAGATCATGGGCGGAACGGCGTCGGTTTATGAACCCGATCCGACACCGGAGCAGCGTAACCGACGTAGTCTGTATGCTGAAAAGATCCGTGGGCTGCGGGATCCGTTTCTGGAAACGTTCAACCAACCGGGGCCGGACAAGTCCTGCGAACTCCGCGAGACGTCGACGGTCGCGCCGCAAGCGTTGACGCTGCTCAATTCCGAAGAAGTCTTTGACCGCTCGATCAGCTTTGCCAAACGCTTGATCGATCAGCAGGTCCGTGATGACGCGACGATCGACCGCGCGTTTCAACTGGCATTGGGACGATTGCCGACTGCCGATGAGCGTTCGCTTTGCCTGGATCGATGGAACGACGCGATCGCCGATGAAGCGTCGTGGTCGTATCCTGCCAAGGCTTGGCCGGACCAGATCCAGCGAACGGTGATGGCCGAAAAGACCGGACAACCGTACGACTTCATCGAGTCCATGCCGGCCTACACGAATTACCAGCCCGATCTTCAACCCGCCGATGTCGACGCGAAAACCCGCGGACTGGCTCACGTCTGCCTGGTGATTTTCAACCTGAACGAATTCGCCTACCTGGATTGAACATGAGTGGTAAACACCCCCATCGATTCGCGATGCCGACGCGGCGAGAGGCTCTGTATGGTCTTGGTGCCGGTCTCGGTTCGGTCGCGTTGACGTCGTTGTTGCAGGCCGAACAGGACGGCAGGACGCACCATCCGGCAAAAGCCAAACGTTGTATCTTTTTGATGATGGAAGGCGGTCCGTCACATCTGGACACCTTTGATCCCAAACCGGAGTTGACCAAACAGCACCTCAAGGCGTTCACGCGTAGCGGCGAGATGGAAAGTGCGATGTCGTCGGGGAAACGCTATTTCGTCAAAAGCCCGTTCCAGTTCACCAAAGCCGGCGAGAGTGGCGCGGACATCTGCACCGAGTGGGAACACCTGCGCGAGATGGTCGATGAGATTTGTTTCTACCGCGGAGCGCAAGTCGAATCGGTCAACCATCCGACGGCCTGCTATCAGCTGAATACCGGCAACCAATTCGGCGGCGATCCCGCAATGGGCGCCTGGGTGACGTACGGTCTTGGCACGATGAACGAGAACCTGCCCGGATTTGTCGTCTTGCCGCGGTCGAGTTATCCGCAGGGTGGCGTGGGAAACTGGTCCAACGGCTTTCTGCCGGCGGATTTCCAAGGCACGCCGTTACGCCCCACGGGCAGCCCGATCCTAAATCTGAATCCTCCAGACGCTGTTTCGCCCCGGCAACAACGCAAAAACCTGGACCTGTTGGGGCAACTCAATCGCCGGCATCTTGAATCGCGCCCCGGTCGTAGCGAGCTGGACGCGCGCATCTCCAGTTACGAACTCGCGTACCGGATGCAGACCGAGGTGCCCGGCGTATTGGACTTGGAGGGCGAGTCCCAATCGACGCTGGATGCCTACGGCGTGGGCGAGCCGGCGACGGATGCGTTTGCGCGAAAGTGCCTGTTGGCGCGGCGGTTGGCCGAAAGCGGCGTACGTTTTGTGCAAGCCTATGCCGGTAACTGGGACAGCCACGACTACATCGAAAAGGCGCATGGTGCACTGATTCGGTCCGTCGACAAACCCATCGCCGCGTTGCTTCGCGATTTAAAACAACGCGACATGTTGAAGGACACGCTGGTGATTTGGTGCGGCGAATTCGGCCGCACCCCCGACAACGGGCTCCGCGGCGGCGGACAGTCCTACGGCCGCGATCATAACGCCAAGGCGATGACGATGTGGTTCGCCGGCGGCGGCACGAACGCCGGGCAGACGATCGGGGCGACCGACGAGATCGGGGCCAACGCGGTCGAGTGCGTGCACCACATTCGCGACGTGCACGTCACACTGCTACACCTGCTGGGGCTGGACGACAACCGGCTGACCTACTTCCACGCCGGCCGCCACAAACAACTCTCCCAATTCGGAGGTCAGTTGATCAAGGAGTTGTTGGGCTAGTGGGATGACAGAAAAAGAGTGGGCAGGAAAAGATACCACTGCGAAGAAGACGTGGCAAAACTATGGGGGCAAAACAATTTCTGCTGGGAATTGTCTTGCCCCCATCGTCTTGCCTCTGGTACTTCCCCGGCGCCCCGGACCTTGCCAGCCCTGCAGTTCGGCGATGCGGACGACCGTCATACCAGTTTATTGGGCCGGGTAAAACTGTTTCCATTTTTCCGGGATCCTGTACTGGGATGATCAACAGATCCGCGGCAACTGTTCGCCGATGGGCGCGACGACCACGCGGGAGGCCCCGATCGCGGTTTTGGCGACGACGACGCCGGGATGGTCTGCGACGACGCGTCCGATGATGGCCGCGCCCGATCCGTGTTTGTCCGATCGGATCGCGTTTAAAACCGCGTCGGCAGATTCCGCCGGCACCATGCACACCAGCTTTCCTTCGTTGGCCACCAACAGCGGGTCGAACCCCAGGATTTCGCAGGCCGATTGGACGGTCGGATGAATCGGCAAGCGTGTCTCGTCGATCACGATCCCGCACCCGCTGGCCGCGGCGATTTCGTTCAGGGATGCGGACAACCCTCCGCGGGTCGGATCACGCAGCGTGTGCACGTCGGGGCAGACCTGGATGATCCCGGCGACCATGTCGGCTAGCGGAGCCGAATCGGATCGAATTTCCGCGTCGAATTCCAGCCCCTCGCGAACGCTCATGATCGCCATCCCATGGTCGCCCAGGGTACCGCTAAGGATCACGACATCGCCGGGTCGCGTGTGGTTGGGAGCGATGTCGATGCCGTCGGGGACAATACCGACGCCGGCGGTGTTGATGTAACATCCGTCGCCGTGTCCCCGCTCGACCACTTTGGTATCGCCGCTGATGATCGCCACACCGGCTCGGCGTGCGGCGGCTCCCATCGCGTCGGCGATGCGTTTGAGCTGGGCGATCGGAAAGCCTTCTTCGAGGATGAATGCCGCGGTCAAATACAACGGCGTGGCGCCGCTCATCGCCAAGTCATTGACGGTCCCATTGACCACCAGATCACCGATCGATCCGCCCGGAAAAAACAGCGGCCGGACGACATAAGAATCCGTCGACATCGCCAGTCGCTGGCCGGCGAGCTGAACTCCCGCGAGTTGGAACACCGCCGAGTCTCCGAGCACGGCCAGATGGTCGTTCTGAAACGCCGGCAGAAACACGTGCTGGACCAAATCGGCCGACAGTTTTCCTCCGCCGCCATGCCCCAGAATGATGTTGGGGTAATCCTGCAGCGGAACCGGGCAGACGAGTCCGCTGAATTCAATTGTCTTGTCCCCGTGATCGCGCGGGGTATTCGAAGTGCTGTCGTCGGCCATCACGCTTGCTCGGCCACTTTGGCGCTGGCTGCTTGAACGTCGGGGGCTTCCAACGGGACCAGGCGACCGTAGTTGTAGTAGGCCGCGCAGGCCCCTTCGCCGGACACCATCGTCGCGCCCAAGGGCGTTCGCGGCGTGCATTGCTTTCCAAATGCTTCACATTGATTCGGTTTGATCGCTCCTTTCAGGACGTCGCCGGCGCGGCACAACGTCGACTCGCGTGTTGCGATCGCAGACACGTCAAACTTGATTTCGGCGTCAAACGAACGGTAGGCGTCGCGAAGTCGCCAGCCGCTTTGGGCGATCGCGCCGATTCCACGCCAATTGCGGTCGATCGTCTCGAACACTTCCTCCAAGAGGACTTGTGCGGCAACATTGCCCTGTTCGGTGACAACTCTGGGATACGCGTTTTCGAGCTCCGCCGTCCCCGATTCGAGCTGGATGATGCACCGGCGGATGCCGTCAAGCACATCCAGCGGCTCGAAGCCGGTGATCACGATCGGAACCTGGTATTGATCGCACAGTGGCCGATAGTGCGAATACCCGGTCACGGCGCAGACATGCCCGGCGGCCAGGAACCCGGCGACACGGTTGCCCGGCGATTCCATGATCGCCCGGATCGCGGGCGGGACCAGCACATGGGAAACGAGCGCGGAGAAATTATCGACGTGTTGATCGTGAGCCACCTTGACCGCCATCGCGTTGGCCGGCGCCGTCGTTTCGAATCCGATCGCCAACAACACCACTTCACGGTCCGGGTTCTCGCGAGCAATCTTGACGGCATCCAGCGGACAGTAGACGACCCGCACGTCCCCACCGGCCGCCTTGACTTTGAACAAGTCGCCTTCGGATCCGGGAACCCGCAGCATGTCACCGAAGGAGCAAAAGATGACGTCGGGCCGGGCGGCTATCGCCAGGGCTTTGTCGATCACTTCCAGCGGTGTCACACAGACGGGACAACCGGGACCGTGAATCATCTCGATCTGATCGGGCAGGATCTGATCGATGCCGTTGCGGATGATCGAATGGGTTTGCCCGCCGCAAACCTCCATGATCGCCCAGGGGCGAGTCACCTGTCGCGCGATCTCGCCGGCCAGCCGCTTCGCGGTTTCGCCGTCACGGTATTCGGTCAAGTGTTTCATGAGCGTGGGTCGGTCGGATGCTCCAGGGCCTGGAAGGTCCGCAAGGTTTCCTCCGCCGATGCTTCGTCGATTCGGCTGATCGCAAACCCGGCGTGGACGACCGCGTAGTCGCCCACCTGGATCTCCGGCAACAATACCAAGCAGACCTCTTTGACGACGCCGCCGAAATTGACGGTGCCCATCGTCATCTCGTCGGCTTCGAAAATCGATTCGACCTTTCCGGGAACTGCCAGGCACATCGTTTCAAACCGTGGTTGTGGTAGGTTGTCTTGTTCAGCATAGCGGGTTTTAGGTTGTGCCGACCCGCTATTGGTTCCTGGCCACCATCGCTTGCCCCAGCGAGAGCCCTCCGTCGTTGGGCGGAACGAGGGTGTGGCTCAGGACGTTGAATCCGGATTGACGCAGCCGCTCCGTCGCGAGGCTCGTTAGCAATGCGTTCTGAAACACGCCACCGGTCAAGCCGACGACGTCGATTCCGGTTCGATCGCGGATCACAGCGGCGACGCGGACGATCATCCCGGCGACGGCGTGGTGGAATTGCGCCGCGATCCGTCCACGGTCGACCGAGTCGATGACGTCGCGGCAAATCGACTCGATCAGATCGCGGGTTTCGATTTGAATCGGCTTTTGACCAGCAGATTGGTCGATCGGAAAGATGTAAGCGTCGGCGTCCACTTCGCCGACGACCTGGATCGCCAACGACTCGAGTTCGATGGCCGCTTGCGCTTCAAAACTGACTTCGTTCCGGATTCCGATCAAGGAAGCGACGGCGTCGAACAGCCGTCCGACGCTGCTGGTGGGAAAACAGTGCAGGTTCGAATCGAGTTGCCGTTTTAGCAGACGCCGCACGTCGGCAGGCGGGTGCGCGGCACAGGGCAGCCGATCATCCCAGGGCAGACCATGGGTATTCAGCAAGGCGAGCGCCGTGCGATACGGTCGTTTGATCGACGCATCGCCGCCCGGCAGCGGAAAGTACTGCAAGTGGGCCGCACGTTCGAAACGCTTGTCGTTGGCGATCAAGAATTCGCCGCCCCAGATGGCTCCGTCGGTGCCGTATCCGGTACCGTCGAAACAGCACGCGATGATGGGCTGCGTTGCGGCAAGTCGCTGTTCGGCCATCAAGGACACGGCGTGTGCATGGTGGTGTTGGACACGAACGAGCGGCACCTGAAGTGCTCGCGCCAATTCATCGGCAAACTGTGTCGACAGATACGAGGGATGCAGATCGGCGGCAACGGCTTGGGGGTCGACACGGAACAGGTCCAGGTAGTGATTCACGTTTCGCTTGAGCGCACGCAACGTCTCCAGGTTGCTGATATCGCCGATGTGCTGACTGATGTAGGCATAGTTTGCTTGAGTGACACAAAACGTTGATTTGATTTCGCCCCCGATCGCCACCACACTTCGCCCCCCGTGCCCCAGATCGATCGGCATCGGAGCGAAGCCGCGTGAGCGTCGGATCGGCACAACCGACGTGCCCTGCCGCCTGACCACGGAGTCGTCACACACGACGTGGATGTCGCGGTCATGCAACAGGAAACCGTCGACCAGCGGACCGAGACGCCGAATCGCTTCTTTATTGGTTCGGGCGATCGGTTCATCGGAGAGGTTGCCAGACGTCATCACCAACGGAGCACACGCTTGGACCAGCAACTGGTGCAGCGGCGAATAGGGCAGCATCACGCCGACACGGTGGTTTCCCGGCGCGACTGCATCGAGCATGTCGGAGAACCCGGCAACAATCCTACCGGCATTCCGTTTGGCAAGCAGCACGATCGGCCGCTCGGGGCTCTCGAGCAAGCGTCGTTCACCGTGATTGATTTCTGCGAAGGCTTCCGCGTCCTGGACGTCGACGACCATGATCGCGAAAGGTTTGTCGATTCGGCCTTTCCGCCCCCGAAGCGTTCGGATCGCATCGACATTCTTCGCATCGCATGCCAAGTGAAAGCCGCCGATCCCTTTGACCGCGATGATCTGTCCTCCGCGGATCGCGGTTGCGAACACGTCTACCACGTCAGTCGGATCGCAGTCTGCCGTCGTCGGGCGGTCGGCCGCAATGGCAGGCGGGGGCGAAGAAGCGAACCAGATCTGTGGTCCACAGTCCGGGCAGGCGATGGGTTGGGCGTGAAAGCGTCGGTCCCGCGGATCGTTGTATTCGTCGCGACATCGTGCACACATCTGAAACGACTTCATCGTCGTCGCCGGTCGGTCGTACGGGATGTCATGGACGATGGTGAAA containing:
- a CDS encoding HypC/HybG/HupF family hydrogenase formation chaperone, coding for MCLAVPGKVESIFEADEMTMGTVNFGGVVKEVCLVLLPEIQVGDYAVVHAGFAISRIDEASAEETLRTFQALEHPTDPRS
- the hypF gene encoding carbamoyltransferase HypF; the protein is MSHLLKRIRIRLTGRIQGVGFRPFVWNRASSEGLTGWVRNDSRGVTIEAQGTQHQLDRFVRGLQREMPPLAGIDSLNSSDVPTIDESGFTIDASTTGQHESTPVIADVSVCDQCLAEMEDQRDRRFRYPFINCTNCGPRFTIVHDIPYDRPATTMKSFQMCARCRDEYNDPRDRRFHAQPIACPDCGPQIWFASSPPPAIAADRPTTADCDPTDVVDVFATAIRGGQIIAVKGIGGFHLACDAKNVDAIRTLRGRKGRIDKPFAIMVVDVQDAEAFAEINHGERRLLESPERPIVLLAKRNAGRIVAGFSDMLDAVAPGNHRVGVMLPYSPLHQLLVQACAPLVMTSGNLSDEPIARTNKEAIRRLGPLVDGFLLHDRDIHVVCDDSVVRRQGTSVVPIRRSRGFAPMPIDLGHGGRSVVAIGGEIKSTFCVTQANYAYISQHIGDISNLETLRALKRNVNHYLDLFRVDPQAVAADLHPSYLSTQFADELARALQVPLVRVQHHHAHAVSLMAEQRLAATQPIIACCFDGTGYGTDGAIWGGEFLIANDKRFERAAHLQYFPLPGGDASIKRPYRTALALLNTHGLPWDDRLPCAAHPPADVRRLLKRQLDSNLHCFPTSSVGRLFDAVASLIGIRNEVSFEAQAAIELESLAIQVVGEVDADAYIFPIDQSAGQKPIQIETRDLIESICRDVIDSVDRGRIAAQFHHAVAGMIVRVAAVIRDRTGIDVVGLTGGVFQNALLTSLATERLRQSGFNVLSHTLVPPNDGGLSLGQAMVARNQ